The nucleotide sequence AATTGGAGTCGTTTATCCGATATTATTTGCCTAAATAAGCATTTAACATCCATGTATGTTTCTCAAGGCTTTGGAATTGAGCGTTCAGTAAATCCTCTGTACGATCATCGCCTTCTTCTGAAGCTGTTTCCATTGCCTTATTTAAAGCTTCCATAATTGTATTGAAGTCGTTGATTAATGTAGAAACCATTTCCTCAGTTTCTTCCTTTCCTGAAGCCTCTTCAATTAGAGATAGCTCTAAATGTTCTTTTAATGTTGCAACAGGCTTGCCGCCCTTCGTTAAAATACGTTCTGCAATTTCATCTAAATTCAATGTTACTTCATTGTAAAGCTCTTCAAATTTAACGTGTAGTGTAAAGAATGACGGTCCGTTTACATACCAGTGATAGTTATGTAACTTCGTGTACATTACCGACCATGTTGCTACTAAATCATTTAATTGTGTGTTTAATTGTTTCTTTGCCATTGTCCTTCACCTCATAAATTATATTTAAAACTTCTTAGCGAAATTTTAATCCTGATATAAAATCAGCTTACTATTTCTATTATTTTTAGAAATGTATCATTGCTTGTATTATATCCGTTCTCGCGCTTCTTAAAACATTTAGTTCAACCATTCTTCACACTCTCCTCAATTTTTTCCTGTAATATGGAAGGAAACGAGAGGTGAAAAAGATGAGCTTACCTATTGTATTGATTATTATCGTGACGATTATGGGGATATTCGCATTCTCTATTATTTTACTTGCCCGGAAAAACAGCGTATCATTAAAACAAACCGGAGATGACAAACCAATTCGGACTTATAAAAATGGAGAGCAAAAACAGCAATGAATAAACTATTTATCGGATTAATTCGTCTTTACCAAAAATATATTTCGCCCATGACGCCACCTTCTTGCCGATTCCATCCGACTTGCTCACACTATGGAATTGAAGCAATTCAAAAACATGGTGCAATTAAAGGATCGATCATGACCGTTATTCGTATACTAAAATGCCAGCCGCTTCATCCAGGAGGATTTGATCCAGTACCTGAAAAATGGCCTTCGAAAAAAAAATAATTTTCGAAGCCTTTTTTTATTGTGTTTTTTTAATGAATCCTGTATGATTGAAAATGTTCAAAAATACAAATCGTAATTATTACTATTTAAGGAGATTTATTTATAATGAAAAAATGGTTTTCAATCATTTCGATGTTTACACTCATTTTAGTATTAGCAGCTTGTAACGCAGAAGATACTAAAAAAGATACACGCGAATCGAAGCAAAACGAAGATGCCCTTTCTGTTTATACAACTGTTTATCCATTGCAGTATTTCACAGAACAAATTGGTGGAGAGTTTGTTGATGTTTCTTCTATTTATCCAGCGGGTGCAAATGAACATTCATTTGAACCGACCCAAAAAGATATGATGGCATTAGCAGATGCGGATTTATTTTTCTATGTCGGTCTTGGATTAGAAGGCTTTGTTGAAAATGCGCAAAAAACTTTGGCAAATGAAGATGTAAAATTAGTTCCTACAGCTGCTAATGTAACGGAAGATCAGCTTCATATTTCAACAGGACATACACATGCTGAACATGATGACGATGGAGATGATCATGGAGAAGAGCATGCACACGAAGAACATGATGCCCATGTATGGCTATCACCGGTCATTTCACAGCAGTTGGCTTTAACGATTAAAGATGAACTAGTCGCGGCACTACCGGAACACGAAGCAATATTCAATTCAAATTACGAACAATTAGTATCCGAACTTGCAACATTGCATTCAGAATTTGAAGAAATGGCTGCCGCTGCGACAAAGAGAACTTTCTTTGTATCGCATGCAGCATTCGGCTATATTGCGGGACATTACGGCTTCAACCAAGTTCCTGTAGCTGGTCTTAACTCGCAAAGTGAACCTTCGCAAAAGGAATTAACGGCAATTGTTGATTTAGCAAATAAAGAAGATATCCAATATATTTTCTTCGAGCAAAATGTTTCTTCAAAGTTAACGGAAATAATATCAAAAGAAGTAAATGCAGAAACATTAACATTGCATAATTTAAGTGTTTTAACAAAAGAAGATATCCAAAACAATGAAGACTACTTTACATTAATGCGTAAAAATATGGATGTCCTTAAACAAGCTTTAAGCAATTAATAACAAAAGGTCCAAGCATTCAAATTTATGCTTGGACCTTTTTTATCTCTGTATCACTCTTCCAACAGTTGCATCAACTTTCTTCGTAAAAGCTTATTGGAGCCGCTACGAGGTAAATGGCTGACGAAGTGAACTTGTTTCGGGACTTTATAATTTGCTAAGTGATGTGTGCAGAAGTCGGTGATTTCTTGTTCTGTCATCTGTTTTTTTGCAACAATAAAGGCTACAGGTACTTGTCCCCATTTGTCATGCTCGATTCCGCATACACCCGCCTCTTTTATATTCGGATGTCCGAGGAGTATGTTTTCAATTTCGGCTGGATAAATATTTTCTCCCCCTGAAATAATTAAGTCACTGCGTCGATCGACGACGTATAAATACCCTTGTTCATCTAAATAACCGACATCTCCTGTATGAAGCCAGCCATTGATGGTCGTTGGTTTGTCATTAAAGCGGCCGATATATTTCGGTGTTACATGAGGTCCGCGGATTAAAATTTCACCTATGGACTCCCCGTCTTTTGCATCAATTTTAATTTCATTGAAAAATAGCGGCTTGCCGGCAGATCCGATATGCGTCATGGCATCTTCGTTTGCCAATGTCGCGGTTTGTGAAGATGTTTCAGTCATACCATAAGTTTGGGCAACACGTAAATCCAGTTTTTCCGCACGTTTTAAATAATCGACCGGTACTGGGCCGCCACCTGCTAAAGCGGTAGTAAAATGCGGATGCGCTTTTTGACCAGCCTGCTCCATTTCGGAAAGTATGTTTTCAAGGATGACCGAAACGACCGACATTTTCGTAACAGTACCTTCCATAATTTCCTGAGCACACTTTTTGGCATCGAATTTTTCATATAAACGTATTTTCATCCCATATAGCAATGAACGGACGACAATCGAAAAACCACTTATATGAAAAATCGGGACAGTACAAAGCCATGTATCCTTCTCTGAAATGCCTAAGTTCAATGCTGAGCTGATTGCGCTGGAACTATGGTTTGAAACCGTTTGGCAAACGCCTTTCGGAAACCCTGTTGTTCCGGATGTATACATGATTGTCAGTGCAAAATCCTCTTCCCACTGTGCTGCAATCTCATATTCCGACTCAGCTGTCTCATAAAGCTTGGAAAATGGAATGATACGTGCATCATCAGGAAGTTTGGCAAGCTCTTCATCGGCTACTAATATCGCATCAACTTCTGCATCTTCAACTTGATACGCAAGTTCCTGCTTAGCAAGTCTTCCATTTAACAGCACCATCTCACACTGTGCCTGCATACATGCATAAAGCAGTTCGATTAAAGGCGGTGTAGACGGTGCTAAAATAGCTACCCGTTTTCCATTCGTTAAACGAAGTGAATTTAATTTATATGCTAAGCTGACAGACTTTAAATAAAGCTCTTTAAACGTCCATTGCTCATCATGAAAGCTCAGTGCAACCCGATTCGGTGTTAAATAGGCTCGTTGCTTTATCCAGTTTGGCTGCATCCCTTTTTCCTCCTATCGTAAAGAAAAGGGATGTCCAAAGTTTTCGGACATCCCTTTTGAATATTATAACGAACAAATCAAGGGAAACGTGGGAATTGACCGAAGTCTGGTTTACGTTTCTCTTTGAATGCATCGCGGCCTTCTTTAGCTTCATCAGTTGTGTAGTAAAGAAGTGTCGCATCACCAGCAAGCTGTTGGATACCAGCTAAACCGTCTGTATCTGCGTTCATTGCAGCTTTTAAGAAACGTAATGCTGTTGGAGACATTTCCAGCATCTCTTCACACCATTTTACTGTTTCATCTTCTAACTGCTCATATGGTACAACTGTATTTACTAAGCCCATTTCAAGTGCTTGCTGCGCATCGTACTGACGGCATAAGTACCAGATTTCACGAGCTTTTTTGTGTCCTACGATACGTGCTAAGTAACCTGAACCGTAACCAGCATCGAACGAACCGACTTTAGGTCCTGTTTGACCGAAACGTGCATTTTCTGCAGCGATTGTTAAGTCACATACTACGTGTAGTACGTGGCCGCCGCCGATTGCATAACCTGCTACCATCGCTACAACCGGTTTAGGAATTTTACGGATTAACGTTTGTAAATCTAAAACGTTTAAGCGAGGAATCTGGTCATCGCCTACATAGCCGCCATGACCGCGTACTTTTTGGTCGCCGCCTGAGCAGAATGCATGCTCTCCCTCACCTGTTAAAATAATTACGCCAACACGCTCATCATCACGAGCACGTGTGAAAGCATCGATCATTTCCGCTGTTGTTTTTGGGCGGAAAGCGTTGCGAACTTCTGGACGGTTAATCGTAATTTTTGCGATTCCGTTATAGTATTCATACTTAATATCTTCGTAAGTATGTAAAGATGTCCATAGACGTTGCTTTGTCATATTTATTGCCTCCTAATTCGGTTATGAAATCGTTTCCTTTACTATTGTAGCAAACTTTGTCGGATTTTCCACATGAATTGCGTGGCCAACTGCTGGAATTATAAGATGATTTGCTTTTTCGATACGTTCTTGCATTTCATTGTTTAATTGAATGAATTTTTCGTCAAGCTTTCCGGTAACCAGTGTCACAGGCATTGTTAATGTATTAAGCTTGCCCCAAAGTTCCGGCATTACACCTGTCCCCATACCGCGCAGACTGTTTGCAAGACCAATCTCCCTTTGCTGTATGCGCTCTGATCGAATTTCCTGCTTTACTTCTGCAGGTAGACTTTTTTGAGAAGCAAACAGCGGGATATTTTCCCACTTGTTTACGAATGACTCAATCCCATTTGCAAGTATCTTTTCCGCGAGTGTATCATCCGCCTGTTTTCGTATAGTACGCTGCTCTTCATCCATTAGACCGGGAGAAGCACTTTCCAGAATCAAATGCTCGATTCCAGACGGGTAACGAGCCGCATAGCTCAGTGCCACACGTCCTCCCATCGAATAGCCTACCAGCGAGAAAGTATCAAGCTGTAATTGATGAAACAGTTCATGCAGCAATTCCACTTGAAATGCCATCGAGTAGAACTCAATATTAGTCGGTGCTGCTGTTTTACCGTGTCCGATTAAATCAACAGCAATACACCGGATGTTTGACGGCAGTTGCGAATCGATTTTTTTCCAAGTATTTGTGCTCCCTGTAAAACCGTGGAGAAATACAATCGTTTGAGTTGCGTGTTCATTCCGCTGTTCAATATGCACATCCAACCCTTTTACAGTGAATCGAGCCATTGTTCCATCACCTCATGAATCCGCGCCCATAGCTGACGGTGCTGCTTCACATTCTCTTCCCGATCTGTGAAAGCTTCGATTAGTTTAATCGATGTTTCTTTATCCGCAGACAATGCAGTCGTAAATTGTTCCAATGATGTTGCTTTTACGTAATCCAACTCATACATTTTGGCCATTTGTTCGAATGTCAATGCAGTCGGTGTACCAAAAAGATCTTCATAATGCTCCTTTACCTTCGATTGCGGTAAATAAGAGAAAATGCCGCCGCCGTCATTATTCATGACAATTACCGTTAAATCACATTGCTGATAACGACTTGCAACAAATGCATTGGCATCATGCAAAAATGCTAAATCCCCAATCAATAAATACGTTTTGCGGTTCTTACGGCCATTACTGAAGCCAAGTGCTGTAGATGTTACCCCATCAATCCCGTTCGCTCCACGGTTTGCGAAAATTTGAACAGGACGATTTTGTGTAAGTAAAAACGTATCAATATCACGAATCGGCATACTGCTGCTCACATAAATGTCGGCGTCTTCCTCAATACTTGTAAGGAATGCCTGTACCATTGCCCCTTCGTCATCGGCAAATTGACTGTACTTTTCAATAACATCAGCTGCAAGTAAATCTGCCATTTTCCAAAATTGAACGTATGCCATTTCTGCTTGAGAATGCGCTAATTTCACATCCGACAGCCATTCTCCTGGTAAGGCATGAATGAAATGTGTCGACATATGAGTAGAATCTCTATACATCGGATCTTCATCGATGACAATATAGCTTTGCGGGTTTGACTGTACGATAAACTGCATTAAAAATTTAGAAACAGGCTGTGCCCCGAAACGAATGACCGTTTGTGGTCGAACATTCCGTTTAAAGCGCTCATTTTTCATCAATGCATCATATGTAGTAATCGCATATATTTGGCAATCTTCCGGTATTTCTGTACGCAAGTTCGATAAGCTTTCAATCATTACCGGCCATTTCACTTCACGAATAAAATCCCATAAATATTCCGTGTTCGTTCCTAGCGGCAATTCTCCTATGATCAGAATTCCAGTCGTTGTTTTTTCGATGATTTCAGTCAGTTCAGCCATCGCTTGCTTGGCAGGCTGAAGCTCATTTGTATAGCTTTTAATATAGCTTGAAACCGGCAATGTTTCCGCAAAATCAATGATTAACGGTTCACGGAACGGAATATTTAAATGGACCGGTCCAAACGGTGCTGTCGTGGCAATATTTACCGCACGCACTGTATGGCGTTCGATAAATGGAAGCGTTTGCGGAGCCTCATCCGGAATCGGAAATTCTGCGGACCACTTCACATTTTCACCGTATAAACGTACTTGATTGATCGTCTGAGGTGCTCCTACTTCGCGCAATTCATGCGGACGGTCTGCTGTTAAAACGATTAGCGGCACTCGTGCATATTTTGCTTCGACAATGGCCGGATAGTAATTGGCCGCTGCTGTTCCCGATGTACATACGAGTACGACTGGTTTTGCAGTCGATTTAGCTAAGCCTAGCGCATAAAAGGCTGCGGCCCGTTCATCGACTTGACGATGCATTTCGATTTCCTTCGTTGAGGCAAATGCATAGGCAAGCGGTGTAGAGCGGGAGCCGGGACTTATGACAACCTGTTCTACACCAGATGTTACTAACGCTGATACAATTGTATAAACATAATTGGATAATACTTCACGATCATTCATGTAATTGGCCTCCTAAAGCTCGAAGCATTGGACGGAATTTCACAAGCGTCTCTTCATATTCCGATTGTGCTTCCGAATCTTCGACAATGCCTCCGCCTGCATATAAATACGCTTTATCCTGTACTAATGCAGCCGAACGAATTGCTACTGCAAACTCGCCGTTTCCATCGGCATCAAGCCAGCCGATTGGTGCCGCATAAAGCCCTCGGTTCATCGGTTCGTATGTCCGGATTATTTCCATTGCCTGTTCACGCGGAACACCGCCTAAAGCTGGTGTTGGATGCAAATGTTTCACGAGCTGCAAAATCGTTGCATCTTCATTCAACTGTCCTTCAACAGGTGTATATAAATGCTGAATATCTCGGATTTTTAATAGCTTCGGTCCATGAGGGACTTTTACTTCCGTACAATTCTTGTTAAATGTATCGGTAATCATCTCAACAACATAATGATGCTCACCAAGGTTTTTCAGATCGCTTAGCAACGTTTTTCCTAATTCCTCGTCGGCTTCAGCAGTTGTACCGCGCTTAATCGAGCCTGCTACACATGAAGAATAGGCACGCCCGTTGTCTACTTTTACTAAACGTTCCGGTGATGCACCGTAAAACAGTAAATCACCATGCTCCAAGCCAAACAAATAGCTCTCCGGCTGCTCATGTACGACATGAGACAAAATTTGCGGAGATGTAATCGTTTCCTCAAATTGCAATGCTAAAGATCGTGCAATGACAACCTTTTGCGCTTCGTTTGCTTTGATCAGGCTTGTCACCTTATTGATGGAATTCAAATATTCCTGCTTATACGGTTCCATATAGCTGGTCATCGTCGGTTTCGGATAAGTTTTAACTTCCTTCACCTGTGTTGCATGAATGAGTTCATCACGTTCT is from Solibacillus isronensis and encodes:
- a CDS encoding Dps family protein; translation: MAKKQLNTQLNDLVATWSVMYTKLHNYHWYVNGPSFFTLHVKFEELYNEVTLNLDEIAERILTKGGKPVATLKEHLELSLIEEASGKEETEEMVSTLINDFNTIMEALNKAMETASEEGDDRTEDLLNAQFQSLEKHTWMLNAYLGK
- the yidD gene encoding membrane protein insertion efficiency factor YidD, with the translated sequence MNKLFIGLIRLYQKYISPMTPPSCRFHPTCSHYGIEAIQKHGAIKGSIMTVIRILKCQPLHPGGFDPVPEKWPSKKK
- a CDS encoding metal ABC transporter solute-binding protein, Zn/Mn family — encoded protein: MKKWFSIISMFTLILVLAACNAEDTKKDTRESKQNEDALSVYTTVYPLQYFTEQIGGEFVDVSSIYPAGANEHSFEPTQKDMMALADADLFFYVGLGLEGFVENAQKTLANEDVKLVPTAANVTEDQLHISTGHTHAEHDDDGDDHGEEHAHEEHDAHVWLSPVISQQLALTIKDELVAALPEHEAIFNSNYEQLVSELATLHSEFEEMAAAATKRTFFVSHAAFGYIAGHYGFNQVPVAGLNSQSEPSQKELTAIVDLANKEDIQYIFFEQNVSSKLTEIISKEVNAETLTLHNLSVLTKEDIQNNEDYFTLMRKNMDVLKQALSN
- a CDS encoding o-succinylbenzoate--CoA ligase; translated protein: MQPNWIKQRAYLTPNRVALSFHDEQWTFKELYLKSVSLAYKLNSLRLTNGKRVAILAPSTPPLIELLYACMQAQCEMVLLNGRLAKQELAYQVEDAEVDAILVADEELAKLPDDARIIPFSKLYETAESEYEIAAQWEEDFALTIMYTSGTTGFPKGVCQTVSNHSSSAISSALNLGISEKDTWLCTVPIFHISGFSIVVRSLLYGMKIRLYEKFDAKKCAQEIMEGTVTKMSVVSVILENILSEMEQAGQKAHPHFTTALAGGGPVPVDYLKRAEKLDLRVAQTYGMTETSSQTATLANEDAMTHIGSAGKPLFFNEIKIDAKDGESIGEILIRGPHVTPKYIGRFNDKPTTINGWLHTGDVGYLDEQGYLYVVDRRSDLIISGGENIYPAEIENILLGHPNIKEAGVCGIEHDKWGQVPVAFIVAKKQMTEQEITDFCTHHLANYKVPKQVHFVSHLPRSGSNKLLRRKLMQLLEE
- the menB gene encoding 1,4-dihydroxy-2-naphthoyl-CoA synthase; translated protein: MTKQRLWTSLHTYEDIKYEYYNGIAKITINRPEVRNAFRPKTTAEMIDAFTRARDDERVGVIILTGEGEHAFCSGGDQKVRGHGGYVGDDQIPRLNVLDLQTLIRKIPKPVVAMVAGYAIGGGHVLHVVCDLTIAAENARFGQTGPKVGSFDAGYGSGYLARIVGHKKAREIWYLCRQYDAQQALEMGLVNTVVPYEQLEDETVKWCEEMLEMSPTALRFLKAAMNADTDGLAGIQQLAGDATLLYYTTDEAKEGRDAFKEKRKPDFGQFPRFP
- the menH gene encoding 2-succinyl-6-hydroxy-2,4-cyclohexadiene-1-carboxylate synthase, with translation MARFTVKGLDVHIEQRNEHATQTIVFLHGFTGSTNTWKKIDSQLPSNIRCIAVDLIGHGKTAAPTNIEFYSMAFQVELLHELFHQLQLDTFSLVGYSMGGRVALSYAARYPSGIEHLILESASPGLMDEEQRTIRKQADDTLAEKILANGIESFVNKWENIPLFASQKSLPAEVKQEIRSERIQQREIGLANSLRGMGTGVMPELWGKLNTLTMPVTLVTGKLDEKFIQLNNEMQERIEKANHLIIPAVGHAIHVENPTKFATIVKETIS
- the menD gene encoding 2-succinyl-5-enolpyruvyl-6-hydroxy-3-cyclohexene-1-carboxylic-acid synthase; amino-acid sequence: MNDREVLSNYVYTIVSALVTSGVEQVVISPGSRSTPLAYAFASTKEIEMHRQVDERAAAFYALGLAKSTAKPVVLVCTSGTAAANYYPAIVEAKYARVPLIVLTADRPHELREVGAPQTINQVRLYGENVKWSAEFPIPDEAPQTLPFIERHTVRAVNIATTAPFGPVHLNIPFREPLIIDFAETLPVSSYIKSYTNELQPAKQAMAELTEIIEKTTTGILIIGELPLGTNTEYLWDFIREVKWPVMIESLSNLRTEIPEDCQIYAITTYDALMKNERFKRNVRPQTVIRFGAQPVSKFLMQFIVQSNPQSYIVIDEDPMYRDSTHMSTHFIHALPGEWLSDVKLAHSQAEMAYVQFWKMADLLAADVIEKYSQFADDEGAMVQAFLTSIEEDADIYVSSSMPIRDIDTFLLTQNRPVQIFANRGANGIDGVTSTALGFSNGRKNRKTYLLIGDLAFLHDANAFVASRYQQCDLTVIVMNNDGGGIFSYLPQSKVKEHYEDLFGTPTALTFEQMAKMYELDYVKATSLEQFTTALSADKETSIKLIEAFTDREENVKQHRQLWARIHEVMEQWLDSL
- a CDS encoding isochorismate synthase; translated protein: MQHKWYNATEIEVGSNSKQIFYMETIEVSRLSALAFFAAGESKYKGKRNYWQNREKTFTLVGLGHAYIIENNASDARFDLVEREWKKLTSQIIQEDQHLQPILFGGFTFDPQNEVSAEWTNFPQSYFTVATHQLVIRNDKAYVTINYITDEENSAKTFEALRKERDELIHATQVKEVKTYPKPTMTSYMEPYKQEYLNSINKVTSLIKANEAQKVVIARSLALQFEETITSPQILSHVVHEQPESYLFGLEHGDLLFYGASPERLVKVDNGRAYSSCVAGSIKRGTTAEADEELGKTLLSDLKNLGEHHYVVEMITDTFNKNCTEVKVPHGPKLLKIRDIQHLYTPVEGQLNEDATILQLVKHLHPTPALGGVPREQAMEIIRTYEPMNRGLYAAPIGWLDADGNGEFAVAIRSAALVQDKAYLYAGGGIVEDSEAQSEYEETLVKFRPMLRALGGQLHE